One window of the Desulfobaccales bacterium genome contains the following:
- a CDS encoding EF-hand domain-containing protein: MKWLVPVYLIALLLAATPTVLALTPPPDQVRRSWQKRFEELDRNRDGRVSRAEYLEFFGGTSGMRRQYFEYEFRLYDRNGDGFISWEEHQTPVGPEDEFRALDRNGDGRLSREEFRFRYREQDFPRLDRNRDGYISREEFLQSPRHRR, from the coding sequence ATGAAGTGGTTGGTTCCGGTATACCTGATTGCCTTACTCCTCGCCGCCACGCCAACGGTCCTGGCCCTGACCCCACCGCCGGACCAGGTGCGCCGCAGTTGGCAGAAGCGCTTTGAGGAGCTGGACCGCAACCGGGACGGCCGGGTGAGCCGGGCGGAATATCTGGAGTTTTTCGGGGGAACTTCCGGGATGCGCCGGCAATATTTCGAGTATGAATTTCGCCTTTATGACCGCAACGGCGACGGGTTCATTTCCTGGGAGGAGCACCAGACGCCGGTGGGGCCGGAGGATGAGTTCCGGGCCCTGGACCGCAACGGCGACGGCCGCCTCAGCCGGGAGGAGTTCCGCTTCCGCTACCGGGAGCAGGACTTCCCCCGGCTGGACCGCAACCGGGACGGCTACATCAGCCGGGAAGAGTTCCTTCAGTCACCGAGACATCGCCGGTGA
- a CDS encoding CoB--CoM heterodisulfide reductase iron-sulfur subunit A family protein — MATPWVILCPCQDLPAEPSVLARRLERAGAAVRVSPPLCTPAGLAELEALGEPAEGVLLAACGPLSRQVLPVCQPFPVVDLLSAADLEEAVGRVLAALARPLPPPAPLRLRSREVLVVGGGIAGVQAALDLAEAGILVHLFDAALSIGGTMARLDKTFPTLDCSICILGPRLVEAASHPRINLITWGELEQISGRAGDFQVEITEKPRYVDMSRCVGCGACSRVCPVILPSRWNLGLSPRKCIRIVFAQAVPLRATLEREYCIDCRLCESACERQAIDLAARPRTRILHVAAIVVATGAVPLSPRLKGEYHYGDHRRVLTGLEFERLVCATGPTGGALVGPDGRPLKSLAFIQCAGSRDRRFLPYCSGICCAASLKQALIAKEHDPEVEITVFFNDLRLAGKGGEDLLHRAREAGIRLVQGLPGAIEPDPDGGVRIISAALAGGGPRRLRVDLAVLAVGLAPPPPHPVLEDLIGPRDVSGFYQAADPVLAPLDACTPGVFFAGTCLGPKDITESVSQGSAAAARVLTFLRSAF, encoded by the coding sequence ATGGCCACCCCGTGGGTCATCCTCTGCCCCTGTCAGGATCTGCCCGCCGAGCCTTCGGTCCTGGCCCGGCGGCTGGAACGGGCCGGCGCCGCCGTCAGGGTTTCGCCTCCTCTGTGCACACCGGCGGGGCTGGCGGAGCTGGAGGCCCTGGGAGAGCCGGCCGAGGGGGTCCTCCTGGCCGCCTGCGGGCCGCTGTCGCGGCAGGTCCTGCCGGTTTGCCAGCCCTTTCCCGTGGTGGATCTCCTCAGCGCCGCGGACCTGGAGGAGGCCGTGGGTCGGGTGCTGGCGGCCCTGGCCCGTCCCCTCCCCCCGCCTGCCCCGCTTCGCCTGCGCTCCCGGGAGGTCCTGGTCGTCGGCGGCGGCATCGCCGGGGTGCAGGCCGCCCTGGACCTGGCAGAGGCCGGGATCCTGGTCCACCTCTTCGACGCCGCCCTGTCCATCGGCGGCACCATGGCCCGGTTGGACAAGACCTTCCCCACCCTGGACTGCTCCATCTGCATCCTGGGCCCCCGGCTGGTGGAGGCGGCCTCCCACCCCCGCATCAACCTCATCACCTGGGGGGAGTTGGAGCAGATCAGCGGCCGGGCCGGGGATTTCCAGGTGGAAATCACCGAAAAGCCCCGCTATGTGGACATGAGCCGGTGTGTGGGCTGCGGCGCCTGCAGCCGGGTCTGCCCCGTCATCCTGCCCAGCCGCTGGAATCTGGGGCTCTCCCCCCGCAAGTGCATCCGCATCGTCTTTGCCCAGGCGGTGCCGCTCAGGGCCACCCTGGAGCGGGAGTATTGCATTGACTGCCGCCTGTGTGAGAGTGCCTGCGAGCGGCAGGCCATTGACTTGGCGGCCCGGCCCCGGACCCGGATCCTCCATGTGGCTGCCATCGTAGTGGCCACCGGCGCAGTGCCCTTAAGCCCCCGCCTCAAGGGGGAATATCATTACGGCGACCACCGGCGGGTGCTCACCGGCCTGGAATTCGAGCGCCTGGTGTGCGCCACCGGACCCACCGGCGGCGCCTTGGTGGGCCCTGACGGCCGGCCCCTGAAGAGTCTGGCTTTCATCCAATGCGCCGGCTCCCGGGACCGGCGGTTTCTCCCCTATTGTTCCGGCATCTGCTGTGCCGCCTCCCTGAAACAGGCCCTCATCGCCAAGGAGCACGACCCCGAAGTGGAGATCACCGTCTTTTTCAATGACCTGCGCTTGGCCGGCAAGGGGGGCGAAGATCTTTTGCACCGGGCCCGGGAGGCGGGCATCCGCCTGGTGCAGGGCCTGCCGGGAGCCATCGAGCCTGACCCGGACGGCGGCGTCCGAATCATCTCTGCGGCCCTGGCCGGCGGCGGACCCCGGCGCCTCCGAGTGGACCTGGCGGTCCTGGCCGTGGGCCTGGCGCCGCCCCCACCCCACCCGGTCCTGGAGGACCTTATCGGCCCCCGGGATGTGAGCGGCTTTTACCAGGCGGCGGACCCGGTGCTGGCTCCCCTGGACGCTTGCACCCCCGGAGTTTTCTTCGCCGGCACCTGCTTGGGCCCCAAGGACATCACGGAAAGCGTCTCCCAAGGGAGTGCCGCCGCCGCCCGGGTGCTCACTTTTTTGCGCTCCGCCTTCTGA